A window of the Helianthus annuus cultivar XRQ/B chromosome 4, HanXRQr2.0-SUNRISE, whole genome shotgun sequence genome harbors these coding sequences:
- the LOC110936227 gene encoding E3 ubiquitin-protein ligase RNF5 → MSARFGEVPSGPTQGPSTNSSDAGDFECNICFDLAQDPIVTLCGHLFCWPCLYKWLHLHSQSQECPVCKAQIEEEKLVPLYGRGKDSTTRRSRPVPDDEIPHRPTGQRPETAPPPDPNAFGQHGFGPFGSMGSFGPPMNTSFGNFSLSFGGLVPFFNFQMNTFSGPQMFGNGPPRMAPTPVYPYGAHHHAHWVPQQRVNRRETGFFAALPFLIIGFLFLMALIWN, encoded by the coding sequence ATGTCTGCTAGGTTTGGAGAAGTGCCGAGCGGGCCAACCCAAGGACCATCTACCAACAGTAGCGACGCTGGTGATTTCGAGTGCAACATATGCTTTGACTTGGCCCAAGACCCGATCGTGACATTATGCGGGCATCTTTTTTGCTGGCCCTGTCTTTACAAATGGCTTCACCTACATTCACAATCTCAAGAATGCCCAGTTTGTAAAGCCCAAATCGAAGAAGAAAAGTTAGTCCCTTTATACGGTAGAGGCAAGGACTCAACCACTCGAAGATCAAGACCCGTTCCTGATGACGAAATCCCACATCGGCCCACGGGCCAAAGACCAGAAACCGCTCCTCCACCAGATCCAAATGCATTTGGTCAACATGGGTTTGGCCCGTTTGGATCAATGGGCAGTTTTGGGCCTCCAATGAATACAAGTTTTGGGAACTTTAGTCTTTCATTTGGCGGTTTGGTTCCGTTTTTCAATTTTCAGATGAACACGTTTTCGGGCCCACAGATGTTTGGAAACGGGCCTCCTCGCATGGCTCCAACTCCGGTGTATCCTTATGGGGCCCATCATCATGCCCATTGGGTCCCTCAACAGAGAGTTAACCGTCGTGAAACAGGGTTTTTCGCGGCATTGCCATTTTTGATAATTGGTTTTCTTTTCCTCATGGCTCTAATTTGGAACTGA